One Spodoptera frugiperda isolate SF20-4 chromosome 10, AGI-APGP_CSIRO_Sfru_2.0, whole genome shotgun sequence genomic region harbors:
- the LOC118277300 gene encoding zinc finger protein PLAGL1, whose translation MASPPPNPKEGEEGGSEFKEEPSGERPTAPQKTFIAPPASQLPTKLQYVTLGASGPSGIKQLFRTVKVARRIPTLPRRPREGEGSAPGPSLPEARESRGRKDHAKRHVCSTCDKRFSSPGKLSQHVLSHTGELPFSCDLCDKRFNSKFKLVRHNLIHSEARAFACNVCGKTFNRKDHLTNHVRVHNPVKKLYTCERPDCRKSYTSLLSFRKHAALHSAEEGNLQCKICDMNFTTRQDIIYHLKVHTGSRTVKNDSDKKFTCNYCDRKFFTAKDVRRHLVVHTGRRDFLCPHCPQKFGRKDHLVRHVKNAHPEESWKSAAVGTSSEPPPEASAFEETYTEYPIEGTEFSMWKPPSPKESTSESGQPTRVPSTDIIVEIPPDLDIKVEPIDIKLEESLEIKLEQPGSPGCTLLPVEYPMMFMVAPPYAQPPTDLPFLSTQELPDPMEAHLLHSENVESLLMDPGEGPSGLSSQMLGLLEDSEPTFTGEEGRVQQRLPAFTQAFQTAQSPKPPPPPPPPH comes from the coding sequence ATGGCCAGCCCGCCACCAAACCCTAAGGAAGGCGAGGAGGGCGGCTCCGAGTTCAAAGAGGAGCCGAGCGGGGAACGCCCGACCGCCCCGCAGAAGACGTTCATAGCGCCGCCCGCGTCGCAGCTGCCCACGAAGCTGCAGTACGTGACGCTCGGTGCGTCCGGCCCCAGCGGCATCAAGCAGTTGTTCCGGACGGTCAAAGTGGCGCGGCGCATTCCTACGCTGCCACGGCGGCCACGCGAGGGGGAGGGCAGCGCGCCCGGCCCGTCACTACCCGAGGCACGGGAGTCGCGTGGCCGCAAAGACCACGCAAAGCGCCATGTCTGCAGCACTTGTGACAAGCGCTTCTCCAGCCCGGGTAAGCTCAGCCAACATGTTCTGTCACACACTGGCGAGCTGCCCTTCTCCTGCGATCTGTGTGACAAACGCTTCAACTCCAAGTTCAAGCTTGTGCGACACAATCTAATACATAGTGAGGCGCGAGCCTTTGCGTGCAATGTATGTGGTAAGACTTTCAATCGTAAGGATCATCTCACCAACCATGTTAGAGTGCATAATCCAGTTAAAAAGCTTTATACATGTGAAAGGCCAGATTGCAGAAAGTCCTACACTTCCCTTTTGAGCTTCCGAAAGCATGCTGCCCTGCATTCTGCTGAAGAGGGCAATCTTCAGTGTAAGATTTGCGATATGAATTTTACAACTCGGCAAGATATAATATATCACCTTAAAGTCCATACTGGTAGTCGCACTGTTAAAAATGATTCTGATAAGAAGTTTACATGTAACTATTGTGATCGAAAGTTTTTCACAGCTAAGGATGTTAGGCGTCATCTTGTCGTCCATACAGGCAGGCGTGATTTCCTTTGCCCTCACTGCCCACAAAAGTTTGGGCGTAAAGACCATCTGGTGCGGCATGTAAAAAATGCTCATCCTGAAGAATCATGGAAATCTGCAGCCGTTGGTACATCCAGCGAGCCCCCACCTGAGGCATCTGCATTTGAAGAAACCTATACTGAGTATCCCATAGAAGGTACTGAATTTTCAATGTGGAAACCACCCTCACCCAAAGAGAGTACATCAGAGAGTGGTCAACCAACCCGGGTGCCCTCTACAGATATTATTGTAGAAATTCCACCTGACCTCGATATTAAGGTAGAACCTATAGATATAAAGTTGGAGGAATCCCTAGAAATAAAGTTAGAGCAGCCGGGATCACCAGGATGTACATTGCTTCCAGTCGAGTATCCCATGATGTTTATGGTAGCTCCACCATACGCCCAGCCGCCGACGGACTTGCCGTTTTTGTCGACACAGGAGCTGCCTGACCCAATGGAAGCACACCTACTCCACTCAGAGAATGTGGAGTCCCTTTTGATGGATCCGGGCGAGGGCCCTTCCGGTCTGTCGAGCCAAATGCTAGGGCTGTTAGAGGATAGTGAGCCAACATTCACAGGCGAGGAAGGCAGGGTCCAGCAGAGACTACCAGCGTTTACACAAGCCTTCCAGACGGCGCAGAGCCCCAAgcctccgccgccgccgcccccgccTCACTAA
- the LOC118277301 gene encoding elongin-C: MSEQQVASTPASAAVSATSVAEEQRSASGTVAGSGSATGSAAGSAVSEEKLYGGCEGPNAMYVKLISSDGHEFIVKREHALTSGTIKAMLSGPGQFAENEANEVNFREIPSHVLQKVCMYFTYKVRYTNSSTEIPEFPIAPEIALELLMAANFLDC; the protein is encoded by the exons ATGTCTGAGCAGCAAGTAGCCTCTACCCCAGCATCCGCAGCCGTGTCCGCCACCAGCGTTGCTGAGGAACAACGGTCTGCCAGCGGAACTGTCGCGGGATCTG GCAGTGCAACTGGCAGTGCTGCTGGATCAGCTGTGTCCGAAGAGAAATTATACGGAGGATGTGAAGGCCCAAATGCTATGTATGTTAAGCTGATCTCTTCAGATGGCCACGAGTTCATTGTGAAGAGGGAGCATGCACTGACCTCCGGCACTATCAAGGCCATGTTGAGCGGACCCGGACAGTTTGCTGAGAATGAGGCCAATGAAGTCAACTTTAGGGAGATACC CTCTCATGTACTGCAGAAGGTTTGCATGTACTTCACATACAAAGTTCGCTACACAAACTCCTCGACGGAGATTCCCGAGTTCCCGATCGCCCCGGAAATTGCGCTGGAGTTACTGATGGCCGCCAACTTCCTCGACTGTTAA